A window of the Anthonomus grandis grandis chromosome 9, icAntGran1.3, whole genome shotgun sequence genome harbors these coding sequences:
- the LOC126740610 gene encoding uncharacterized protein LOC126740610 isoform X1 gives MTRKKILLGIPRSQNPSFICKMSGINPSSLMDPLPVVLYNNNDPLFICPAQDNIEECTFMFNSDFICNNSTVVFPPSYYSSCNDGPQEIDFTTMKMMPIIYKNQPKDQPEFVDVNSLTSSLEEAKMGSPKEEDNEVIFVGEFQKEPTASSSTAIRRNPARRARTIERRRHLQKEHLLEEDFAFLDQIDEDCLVSVKAKPSQPKSITSITEPKDSSGLYFKEWPLNVYERPEYCEDTGRIEPFDYSIRNIENKQVKKRSVSCLETCPKEKPKPKKKYVYRKRRSKVKKTIDKVPLDDSLRELVKTTYDMLNEFNQEKKLTGCDELVQNQAVLLGVLEQSLISKPTERS, from the exons ATGACTAGAAAG aaaatccttCTTGGCATACCTAGATCCCAGAACCCGAGTTTCATCTGTAAGATGTCTGGAATTAACCCAAGCTCACTGATGGATCCATTGCCAGTGGTACTGTACAACAATAACGATCCCCTATTCATTTGTCCGGCTCAAGACAACATAGAAGAGTGCACCTTCATGTTCAATAGTGACTTTATATGCAACAATTCCACTGTTGTTTTCCCACCGAGTTACTACTCCTCATGCAACGATGGCCCCCAGGAAATCGACTTCACCACGATGAAAATGATGCcgattatttataaaaatcagccCAAAGATCAACCGGAGTTCGTTGACGTCAACAGTTTGACAAGCAGCTTGGAAGAAGCGAAAATGGGTTCTCCCAAAGAAGAGGACAACGAGGTCATTTTCGTTGGTGAATTTCAAAAGGAACCGACGGCCTCCTCTTCTACTGCAATCAGAAGGAACCCCGCCAGACGAGCGAGGACCATTGAAAGACGACGACATTTGCAAAAAGAACATTTGCTTGAGGAAGATTTCGCTTTTCTCGATCAAATCGATGAGGATTGTTTG GTTAGTGTTAAGGCGAAACCATCTCAACCTAAATCTATAACGTCGATCACAGAACCCAAAGACTCCTCTGGATTGTACTTTAAGGAGTGGCCCCTCAATGTGTATGAAAGACCAGAATATTGTGAAGATACAGGGAGGATCGAGCCTTTTGACTATTCGAtcagaaatattgaaaataagcag GTCAAAAAGAGGTCAGTGTCCTGTCTGGAAACTTGTCcaaaagaaaaaccaaaaccCAAGAAGAAGTACGTATATAGAAAACGTCGGTCCAAAGTCAAAAAAACCATAGACAAAGTACCATTAGACGATTCTTTAAGAGAATTGGTCAAAACCACTTATGACATGCTCAACGAGTTTAACCAAGAGAAAAAACTGACTGGATGCGACGAATTAGTGCAAAACCAAGCCGTCCTTCTAGGTGTTCTAGAGCAATCTCTGATCAGCAAACCCACAGAACGCAGCTGA
- the LOC126740610 gene encoding uncharacterized protein LOC126740610 isoform X2: MSGINPSSLMDPLPVVLYNNNDPLFICPAQDNIEECTFMFNSDFICNNSTVVFPPSYYSSCNDGPQEIDFTTMKMMPIIYKNQPKDQPEFVDVNSLTSSLEEAKMGSPKEEDNEVIFVGEFQKEPTASSSTAIRRNPARRARTIERRRHLQKEHLLEEDFAFLDQIDEDCLVSVKAKPSQPKSITSITEPKDSSGLYFKEWPLNVYERPEYCEDTGRIEPFDYSIRNIENKQVKKRSVSCLETCPKEKPKPKKKYVYRKRRSKVKKTIDKVPLDDSLRELVKTTYDMLNEFNQEKKLTGCDELVQNQAVLLGVLEQSLISKPTERS, translated from the exons ATGTCTGGAATTAACCCAAGCTCACTGATGGATCCATTGCCAGTGGTACTGTACAACAATAACGATCCCCTATTCATTTGTCCGGCTCAAGACAACATAGAAGAGTGCACCTTCATGTTCAATAGTGACTTTATATGCAACAATTCCACTGTTGTTTTCCCACCGAGTTACTACTCCTCATGCAACGATGGCCCCCAGGAAATCGACTTCACCACGATGAAAATGATGCcgattatttataaaaatcagccCAAAGATCAACCGGAGTTCGTTGACGTCAACAGTTTGACAAGCAGCTTGGAAGAAGCGAAAATGGGTTCTCCCAAAGAAGAGGACAACGAGGTCATTTTCGTTGGTGAATTTCAAAAGGAACCGACGGCCTCCTCTTCTACTGCAATCAGAAGGAACCCCGCCAGACGAGCGAGGACCATTGAAAGACGACGACATTTGCAAAAAGAACATTTGCTTGAGGAAGATTTCGCTTTTCTCGATCAAATCGATGAGGATTGTTTG GTTAGTGTTAAGGCGAAACCATCTCAACCTAAATCTATAACGTCGATCACAGAACCCAAAGACTCCTCTGGATTGTACTTTAAGGAGTGGCCCCTCAATGTGTATGAAAGACCAGAATATTGTGAAGATACAGGGAGGATCGAGCCTTTTGACTATTCGAtcagaaatattgaaaataagcag GTCAAAAAGAGGTCAGTGTCCTGTCTGGAAACTTGTCcaaaagaaaaaccaaaaccCAAGAAGAAGTACGTATATAGAAAACGTCGGTCCAAAGTCAAAAAAACCATAGACAAAGTACCATTAGACGATTCTTTAAGAGAATTGGTCAAAACCACTTATGACATGCTCAACGAGTTTAACCAAGAGAAAAAACTGACTGGATGCGACGAATTAGTGCAAAACCAAGCCGTCCTTCTAGGTGTTCTAGAGCAATCTCTGATCAGCAAACCCACAGAACGCAGCTGA